The Solanum dulcamara chromosome 2, daSolDulc1.2, whole genome shotgun sequence region CAATGTGAATGTTAAAGCTCCATTTATTTCGTATAAGtacaaaaaaaaggaataagtattttctgttaattgtgggcttctaatttttttttctgattgattttgtaaaaaatgggtggatgtaattttttttattggtatgaAGATCGACACCCTCCTCAAGCAAATAAGGTGATCTGGAGTTTGTTGAAAAAAGTCAAAgcttttgatgaaaaaataaaccaagcaagaaatatatttattgttggtGTGATCGTTGCTGGGTTGGTAGTGTTTGAAATATGGAGATTGAAGCCTAATTGTTAAAATGTGTTGTGTATTTGCCTTAAAGTAACATTATGTTTTGTTCAAGAATATGCTGTAAAATTGCTTATGTTTTGcagtattattttgatgttgttgttgctataaagttgatgttgttgttgctgtaaagTTAATGTATGggtgatgttgttgttgctgtgaAGAAATAATcttcatgttgttgttgttgctgttaatTTCTAGCTAGGCcacatttgtatatattttgatgttattgttatatacaattcacatcttGTTGATGTCATATTTCATTTATTAAAAGTTTAAAATCTCTGCACAATGTAACTCAAATTGAGTGGACTGGTtaataccaacaacaaaaatagagacttcacaaatttaataccaaaaatatttaacaatatCACAGTGCAACTACAAAAACATAATCAACAATGAACTCAAAGTTAGCATTATGCTAAATACGAAGATCAGTGGACTGGTTTAACAAGGTTACACAATCCTCAAAACTGAATACATTACACAATCCATACATTACACATAGTTAGTATTCAAAACTTCAAGCTGctgttacttttttttatttgccATTTTCTGCAACTGGTTGGTAGTGACAACATCTCTATTTTTCCATCTCAAGCCTCTAGGCTTAAAACCAAGGTCTATGCTTGTTGAACTTGCATCCTTATAATTTGAACCTGTTGGCAGAATTCTTTGACTTGAAGTCCCTGGCTGTTTttacaaaaaaagagaaaccaAAATTAGTAAGTATGCTGCACTTTACTGAAGATTAGTATGTAACCAAAGGACAAAACAACATACATTGAGTATTTGAGTTCCACTTGCACTTGTGAATATGCCAAATCCAACATTACTTGATCCACCATATGATGGCTTCTTTGTCCCCCCTCCTACATAGTCTTCTCCAGTTGCTGCAACTCCTCTCTTTTGTCCAATAGTCTTTTTTCTCCTCTGAGGTATTTGACTTGTAAAAGGAATACTTGTATCCACATATGATGGTGGTTAGCTTGAGATTGTATCATTCACCCTCTTAAAGCTACTTGTATCAGCACAAACTGTTGTTGAAGAAGCATGCTTGCTTGATGTAGTTGATGCAGGTTAGCTGAATGTTGTTGGTTCAGGTTGAATGAAGTTTTTTGGTTGAGGTTGGCTACTTCCTTGTGAGCTTTGACCTGTAAATTGTGAGTTTTGAGCAGCAACCTGAATATTTAACCAcaaaatatatgttcattaaAAATTCAACAAGTGATTAAAAAGACACAAAcaagtataaattatgttacCTTGCAATATCTCTTGTTATGACCTTGTTGTTTACACATGGAACAAGTCTGTTTCACCCCTTGTTTAGAAATTTTTCCATACTTCTTTCTtggttcatctttgccctttcttctatttcttgtagGTCTGCCAGGCATTGGTTTAGGTTCAGGAGGTCCAATCCTTGGATTGTTAGTTTCAGGCCACATCTTCATATTTGGAATTGGTTGGATGAAATGACTATAAGCCTTTAAGAAGGTATCCTTCTTATACCAATGCTCCACAAGAGGTTCAGGCTCCTGTTCTATGTGGCACAAAGCAGCAATAGCATGTTGGCATGGAATGCCTCTTAGTTGCCAAGTTCTACAACTACAAACTCTATCAGCCAAGTTAACTGTATGCCTGTACTCCCCTTCTCTAATCTCAAACCCAACATCAGCATTCCAAAGCACCTTGCATGTCTTAAACTTGTCCTTATTCTCCTCTAAGATAAGTCTAGCCATAGGTGCAATATCAGATATCCAGGTGTTGGCAAACTCAATCATATCCACAGTTCTTGTCATCATCTTTCTTCTAATTTCCTCCAACATGgttattatagatttgtgtctACATGATATGATCCATGATTTAAAGGTCTCACACATGTTATTTTCAACTATATCACATTTGGAATGCTCTTGAAAGAATGCCCTAACCCATGACACCTTTGGATAATGCAATAAGTCAGCACAAATATCCTTATCAAGTTTGCTCATTTTATGAAGCTCATCCTTGAACTTCACTTCAAAACTTGACTTTGAACATCTCCAAAATTGTTTTCTCCTTTCCTCTTCTTTCCAAGTTTGATTCCAATTAGACCAAATGTGTCTAGCACACATTCTAACTTCAGCATTTGGTAGTAGTTCATCAACTGCTGCATGAAAACCCTGcaaagaaaacaaaatgcaACTCAATACTTAATAGATAATCTGATAGCTTTAGCAAATGTAATATGTAATTACCTTTTGTATATCTGCCATCACAGTAAGACCTTGTCCAGTACCCAACTCCAGGTCCTCTTTTAAGTAATTGATGAAGAAACTTCAACTATGCTTAGTTTCCTTATCTACAACTGCCCAGGCTATAGGAAACATCTGATTGTTTCCATTCTTGCCAACTGCTACTAGAAGTTCACCCTTGCAAGCACCCTTTAAGAAACATCCATCAAATCCTATTATTCTTCTACATCCTTCCTTCCACCCCCTTTGCAATGCCTCCAAGCACACATAGAAGTACACAAACAAATTCTTTCCTGGTGTAGTTTCTCCATCCATTCTTAAAAAAACAGAACTACTAGGATTGGTCTGTTTTATAACCTCAGCATAGTCACATAATCTTGCAAATTACATATTCCAGTCACCCATGGATTCTCTAAGAATCATTAGCTTTGCCTTGTAACAGATGGTCCTACCCTCATACAATCCTAACTTCTCCCTACACAATTCTTGTATTTCCCAAATCTTTATGGATGATTGTTTAGTTATTTCATCCCTGAATTTGTTTGCTAGGAATTTACTTGTAcacattttgttcttatttgatGGAGAACACTTATGTATAAGATGGTAGTTCTTGATTAAAAAGTTACTAAAATCTCTATCAGTTGCACCATAACACAACcatttgcatttttctttgaatttacaTGTAGCCCTCACTCTATGAGTTTCATTAGGCCTTAACttaatgtcacgccccgggagggtaccctagacgtaaccggcacccgaaggccatttctgacctccgagcgaaccacctggtccagtcacacattcaatcaatcacattTTCTTAGCAGAAACTCAATTAgtgaaatactattcacaatatgggggccgaaggccaaacattcatcaacccaacaaacaaatataataagactcctctaaataaccgttcaacctccccacactccagtctatgaagcctctatcaaagtctaagaggtgccaatgacaagtccatggctaccactaaccaaaaataaaggaaacgacaatAAACTGTACAAAAAAGCTCAatatcctccgaaaactaggaggactcaccaactagctgggagtgtatgtggatcttcaacggagcaccggttgatgatctctagtacctgtctctgcatcatgaaacgatgcaggccaaatggcgtcagtacatgcaATGTACGAgcatgtaaaatggccgaatacaacgaacattaaggaagaatcaaattaactcggaatctcaactcaagggaaataacaactcaatcaagtgtcctaagtctaaacaagaatatgatttagacgggaccaatcacataccattcaactcactctgactcagagtactatcaagacctatttgggagtttctcttatccgacaaccatcacttatgagccagtgacagtacaacaagccaacgttattgccgcgtccgttcatactttgccagggcatgaacgagtcaaccaatcatggatacaatccaaccaagtcctataatgtcaggataaacttctcggggaagcatccgactttaacggttcaatccctcctacatttggcaacgcaggtattgggttcgagtatggactatactcttgcccaattcggtgctcgatactcctcccaagactcaatgatcataaaactccatccaatcaactcaatcaactcatatcgacaagtctcattacaaccttgtcaactcataaactctatcacaatcaaatctcttccaatcgtactatccgatcaatctcaatcatctcttcaaaagaaatttaaatgcacatttatagaaatatatagatataatcaaacattacctccatccatttgagaaatcttggtgactcatcacaacttcaagactttaaatcgacattttaaaatcgacaatatttttaggaaaataacatcctttatcacaatctaaataattaaaa contains the following coding sequences:
- the LOC129879828 gene encoding uncharacterized protein LOC129879828; translation: MDGETTPGKNLFVYFYVCLEALQRGWKEGCRRIIGFDGCFLKGACKGELLVAVGKNGNNQMFPIAWAVGFHAAVDELLPNAEVRMCARHIWSNWNQTWKEEERRKQFWRCSKSSFEVKFKDELHKMSKLDKDICADLLHYPKVSWVRAFFQEHSKCDIVENNMCETFKSWIISCRHKSIITMLEEIRRKMMTRTVDMIEFANTWISDIAPMARLILEENKDKFKTCKVLWNADVGFEIREGEYRHTVNLADRVCSCRTWQLRGIPCQHAIAALCHIEQEPEPLVEHWYKKDTFLKAYSHFIQPIPNMKMWPETNNPRIGPPEPKPMPGRPTRNRRKGKDEPRKKYGKISKQGVKQTCSMCKQQGHNKRYCKVAAQNSQFTGQSSQGSSQPQPKNFIQPEPTTFS